A single window of Acidimicrobiales bacterium DNA harbors:
- a CDS encoding HAD-IA family hydrolase: MANPDIKAVLWDFGGVLTTSPFDSFRAYEAENGLPEGAIRQLNATNPDHNAWARFERGEVTVEEFAKLFEREASDAGHTLDATALLSTLSGELRPGMVEALRRCHARLKTGLLTNNFSAGEDNLSVQEAGRVTAGYAPVMDLFDAVVQSSIAGCRKPDPRFYRIALDLLGIEPEHAVFLDDLGVNLKPARQMGMITIKVVDPDLAIQELEEVVGFPLS, translated from the coding sequence GTGGCCAACCCGGACATAAAGGCGGTCCTGTGGGACTTCGGAGGGGTGCTGACGACAAGTCCCTTCGATTCGTTCCGCGCTTATGAAGCCGAGAACGGCCTACCTGAAGGCGCTATCCGTCAGCTCAACGCCACCAACCCCGATCACAACGCGTGGGCACGTTTCGAGCGCGGCGAGGTCACCGTCGAGGAGTTCGCAAAACTGTTCGAGCGCGAAGCCAGCGACGCGGGTCACACACTCGACGCCACGGCGCTGCTGTCCACCCTGTCGGGCGAGCTTCGGCCCGGAATGGTCGAAGCCCTCCGCCGGTGCCACGCACGGCTGAAGACCGGCCTGCTTACCAATAACTTCAGCGCGGGAGAGGACAACTTAAGTGTCCAAGAGGCTGGTCGAGTCACCGCCGGTTACGCACCGGTCATGGACCTGTTCGACGCTGTGGTCCAGTCCTCGATCGCCGGGTGCCGCAAACCGGATCCGCGTTTTTACCGAATTGCCCTCGACCTGCTGGGGATCGAACCCGAACACGCGGTGTTCCTCGACGACCTCGGCGTGAACCTCAAGCCCGCTCGCCAGATGGGGATGATCACCATCAAGGTTGTCGACCCCGACCTGGCGATCCAAGAACTGGAAGAAGTCGTCGGGTTCCCGTTGAGTTAG
- a CDS encoding alpha/beta hydrolase, translating into MAGPTGAGPTGAGPTGAGPTGVGPTGAGRAEGSRVILVHGSMDRATSFRRLMSRLPEWHCVAYDRRGYAGSSHMGPPESFEDQVDDLLSVLDSRQSVVFGHSYGGNVVLAAASRHPDLITAAVVWEPPRPWLPWWPGMTAAGGGADHLDAEDRAEWFMRRMVGDRVWERLPEATRSQRRREGPTLTAELELLRSGPPFDESKVRIPVLVGRGGQSPPHHRRSARELASSLPKGELCDIAGASHGAHLTHPAELAELIRSAGRLG; encoded by the coding sequence GTGGCCGGTCCAACCGGCGCGGGTCCGACCGGCGCGGGTCCGACCGGCGCAGGTCCAACCGGCGTAGGTCCGACGGGCGCCGGCCGGGCCGAGGGCAGTCGTGTGATCCTCGTACACGGGTCGATGGACCGGGCGACAAGCTTCCGCCGGCTGATGTCCCGGCTCCCGGAATGGCACTGCGTCGCTTACGACCGCCGCGGTTACGCGGGCTCCTCCCACATGGGGCCGCCCGAAAGCTTCGAGGACCAGGTCGACGACCTGCTGTCGGTCCTGGACAGCCGGCAGTCGGTCGTCTTCGGGCACAGCTACGGCGGCAACGTGGTCCTCGCAGCGGCGTCACGCCACCCGGACCTGATCACCGCGGCAGTGGTGTGGGAACCACCCCGGCCGTGGCTGCCGTGGTGGCCGGGGATGACCGCCGCCGGCGGCGGCGCTGATCATCTCGACGCGGAGGACCGCGCCGAGTGGTTCATGCGCCGAATGGTCGGGGATCGGGTGTGGGAACGTTTGCCGGAAGCGACTCGCAGCCAGCGCCGGCGTGAGGGTCCGACCCTGACCGCGGAGCTCGAACTGCTTCGAAGCGGGCCGCCGTTCGACGAATCGAAGGTCAGGATTCCGGTCTTGGTGGGAAGGGGCGGACAGTCGCCTCCCCACCACCGCAGATCCGCCCGCGAGCTTGCCTCGTCGCTTCCAAAGGGCGAACTGTGCGATATCGCCGGCGCCTCCCACGGCGCGCACCTCACCCATCCGGCGGAGCTCGCCGAGCTGATCCGGTCGGCGGGGCGGTTGGGTTGA
- a CDS encoding exodeoxyribonuclease III: MRIATWNVNSLKARMPRVEEWLSYAGPDVLCLQETKLAEATFPHMAFSALGYESVHHGDGQWNGVAILSKVGIERGSFGFTDPVEADSETRLVTASCGGVIVCSVYVPNGRSVDSEHYKYKLAWLEKLRHHLDLVANPDEPVAVCGDFNIAPDDSDVWSPEAFVGSTHVTPAEREALRDLEGWGLVDAFRHRYPEDRLYSYWDYRAGDFHEHRGMRIDLLLLSKPLAGKISWALVDRNARKGKLPSDHAPVFVDVDLEAA, translated from the coding sequence ATGCGGATAGCAACCTGGAATGTGAACTCGCTGAAGGCCCGGATGCCGAGGGTGGAGGAGTGGCTCTCGTACGCCGGGCCGGACGTCTTGTGCCTTCAGGAGACCAAGTTGGCCGAGGCGACCTTTCCCCACATGGCGTTCAGCGCCCTCGGATACGAGAGCGTGCATCATGGTGACGGGCAGTGGAACGGGGTCGCCATCCTTTCGAAGGTCGGGATCGAACGGGGGTCATTCGGGTTCACCGACCCGGTCGAGGCCGACTCCGAGACCAGGCTGGTCACCGCCTCGTGCGGAGGAGTAATCGTGTGCAGCGTCTACGTACCGAACGGCCGCAGCGTCGACTCGGAGCACTACAAGTACAAGCTCGCATGGCTCGAAAAGCTCCGCCATCATCTGGACCTGGTCGCCAACCCCGACGAGCCGGTGGCGGTCTGCGGAGACTTCAACATCGCACCTGACGATTCTGACGTCTGGAGTCCGGAGGCGTTCGTCGGCTCGACGCACGTAACCCCGGCGGAACGCGAAGCGCTTCGTGACCTCGAGGGGTGGGGACTCGTCGACGCGTTCCGGCACCGTTACCCGGAAGATCGTTTGTACAGCTACTGGGACTACCGGGCGGGAGACTTCCACGAGCACCGCGGTATGCGGATAGATCTGCTGCTCCTTTCGAAGCCTTTGGCCGGCAAGATCAGTTGGGCCCTCGTCGACAGGAACGCCAGGAAAGGGAAGCTGCCCTCGGATCACGCTCCGGTGTTCGTCGACGTGGACCTGGAGGCGGCGTGA
- a CDS encoding S1 RNA-binding domain-containing protein, which produces MSARHVVVDGSNIATEGRSLPSLAQLDEAVREFMAENPDDIVTVVVDASFGHRVDPSELPVFEEAETAGEIVSPPAGAIGRGDAFLLRIAEKIGATVLSNDSFQEFHGEHPWLFDKGRLIGGKPVPSVGWIFMERSPVRGQKSREVVKEAKRKKKAEAVEEPSGLDLAVTRTKGRDKKLDRAIARATQEVIQPNDGKRSKRRRAGTPPAEPVNEPLPFITFIAAHPLGSEVVGVVTEFSSHGAFVESFGARCYIPLSAMGDPPPRRAREVLGKGDERTFVVQALDPQRRGIELALPGFAKIAGSPTPETVEAEIHPVPAAKPARKKAAPVLAPAATDSDLVAAAAGSVSVAPAASKSTSPKKAAAKKAAKKAAASKAAASRAAAKKAPSKEVPVKKAAPAKKAAASKKAAPAKDAAPAKEAAPGKKAQPAKKATPAKEAAVSKRAAPSKAGPPAKKAQPAKKGGAKKAGAATGNAAGAPRKSAVKRTGGATASAAGVPADVVSPALRADAAVEGD; this is translated from the coding sequence ATGAGCGCTCGCCACGTGGTCGTCGACGGATCGAATATTGCGACAGAAGGTCGGTCGCTGCCGAGCCTGGCTCAGCTGGATGAGGCGGTCCGAGAGTTCATGGCGGAGAATCCCGACGACATCGTCACTGTCGTCGTCGACGCTTCCTTCGGGCACCGGGTCGATCCGTCGGAGTTGCCGGTCTTCGAGGAGGCCGAAACCGCGGGCGAAATCGTGTCGCCGCCGGCAGGCGCCATCGGACGTGGCGACGCGTTCCTTCTTCGGATCGCGGAGAAGATCGGCGCGACGGTGCTTTCCAACGACTCGTTCCAAGAGTTTCACGGCGAGCATCCGTGGTTATTCGACAAGGGCCGGCTCATTGGTGGGAAACCGGTTCCTAGCGTCGGCTGGATCTTCATGGAGCGGAGCCCGGTTCGGGGCCAGAAGAGCCGTGAGGTGGTGAAGGAGGCCAAGCGGAAGAAGAAGGCGGAAGCCGTCGAAGAACCAAGCGGCTTGGACCTGGCGGTCACCCGAACGAAAGGCCGCGACAAGAAGCTGGACCGGGCGATCGCCCGCGCGACTCAAGAGGTGATCCAGCCGAACGACGGCAAGCGTTCAAAGCGCCGGCGAGCGGGCACGCCTCCGGCCGAACCGGTCAACGAGCCCCTGCCTTTCATCACCTTCATCGCCGCCCATCCTTTGGGCAGCGAGGTCGTTGGTGTCGTCACGGAGTTCTCGTCCCACGGCGCGTTCGTCGAGTCGTTCGGCGCCAGGTGCTACATCCCGCTCAGCGCGATGGGGGACCCGCCGCCCCGGAGGGCGAGAGAGGTGCTCGGCAAGGGAGACGAGCGCACCTTCGTGGTGCAGGCGCTCGACCCTCAGCGGCGGGGCATCGAGCTCGCCTTGCCGGGCTTCGCGAAGATCGCCGGCTCCCCGACACCAGAAACGGTCGAGGCGGAGATCCATCCTGTGCCGGCGGCGAAACCGGCCCGAAAGAAAGCGGCGCCTGTGCTGGCCCCCGCTGCGACCGATTCCGACCTCGTTGCGGCTGCTGCCGGGTCCGTTTCGGTTGCGCCCGCTGCTTCGAAATCGACTTCTCCCAAGAAGGCGGCCGCCAAGAAGGCGGCCAAGAAGGCCGCTGCCAGTAAAGCGGCTGCCAGTAGGGCGGCTGCCAAGAAGGCTCCGTCCAAGGAGGTGCCGGTGAAGAAGGCAGCGCCGGCCAAGAAGGCGGCAGCTTCGAAGAAGGCAGCGCCGGCGAAGGACGCAGCGCCGGCGAAGGAGGCGGCACCGGGGAAGAAGGCTCAGCCGGCGAAGAAGGCAACACCGGCGAAGGAGGCGGCTGTGTCGAAGAGGGCAGCACCCTCGAAGGCGGGTCCGCCGGCAAAGAAGGCTCAGCCGGCGAAAAAGGGGGGAGCCAAAAAGGCCGGTGCGGCCACCGGGAACGCCGCCGGCGCCCCGAGGAAGTCGGCCGTCAAGCGAACCGGCGGCGCTACCGCCTCAGCAGCTGGCGTCCCAGCCGATGTCGTATCGCCGGCGCTTAGAGCTGATGCGGCTGTAGAAGGCGACTAG
- a CDS encoding geranylgeranyl reductase family protein, with translation MRATPANVEQPVGASGGPSLGSFDVIVAGAGPAGSAAAITLARLGRSVALVDKAVFPRDKCCGDGLTTAALRRLEALGFDPRSVPSWEPVGDVSIVGTGGRRVDLRLPDDGNQYAASARRDELDAEILNVAVRAGAEPFTGTGVKTVTTVGTGVSTRLRVELTGGSHLIARYLIAADGMWSPVRKALGLSTPGYLGDWQAGRQYYANTGPLAKKLWVWFEPDMIPGYAWSFPLAGGVVNVGYGVIREPAHGGDSAEEPTGLRGQVIDLRDRPHISEVLGPAAEPVGAWRAWPIPARIGGTVLSGLDGRVLFAGDAARACDPMTGEGIAQALETGELAARAIAGAGPDDPAAAARRYRRQIRFGMAVDDHLAASLSRVLAHRRGSSKALSVVEASAWGRRNFVRWMFEDYPRAALVTPHRWERRMFSRPGAFSRPNAEH, from the coding sequence ATGCGGGCGACGCCAGCAAATGTAGAGCAGCCCGTTGGCGCGTCGGGTGGCCCGTCGCTCGGATCGTTCGACGTGATCGTGGCCGGCGCCGGCCCGGCGGGTTCGGCAGCCGCGATCACCCTGGCTCGGCTTGGAAGGTCCGTGGCCCTCGTAGACAAGGCGGTGTTTCCGAGAGACAAATGCTGCGGCGACGGCCTGACCACGGCCGCGCTGCGCCGGCTCGAGGCGCTCGGATTCGATCCGCGGAGCGTGCCATCGTGGGAACCGGTCGGCGACGTCTCCATCGTCGGGACCGGCGGGCGGCGCGTCGATCTCCGGCTTCCCGACGACGGCAACCAATACGCGGCCTCCGCCCGGCGAGACGAGCTCGATGCGGAGATCCTGAACGTGGCCGTCCGCGCCGGCGCAGAACCGTTCACCGGCACCGGCGTCAAGACGGTGACGACGGTCGGGACAGGCGTCTCGACCCGGCTTCGCGTCGAGCTAACCGGCGGGAGCCACCTGATCGCGCGCTACCTGATCGCAGCGGACGGAATGTGGTCTCCGGTCCGCAAGGCGCTGGGCTTGTCGACACCTGGATATCTCGGCGACTGGCAGGCGGGGCGCCAGTACTACGCAAATACGGGTCCTCTGGCCAAGAAGCTGTGGGTCTGGTTCGAGCCGGACATGATTCCGGGCTACGCGTGGTCGTTTCCGCTCGCCGGAGGAGTCGTCAACGTTGGCTACGGAGTGATCCGGGAACCGGCTCACGGGGGAGACTCTGCGGAAGAGCCGACAGGGCTTCGCGGGCAGGTCATCGATCTTCGCGACCGCCCGCATATCTCCGAGGTTCTTGGCCCCGCGGCCGAGCCGGTGGGCGCGTGGAGGGCATGGCCGATTCCCGCACGGATCGGAGGCACCGTTCTCAGTGGGCTCGACGGCCGGGTTCTGTTTGCGGGCGACGCAGCGAGGGCATGCGACCCGATGACGGGGGAGGGAATCGCCCAGGCGCTCGAAACCGGCGAGCTCGCGGCGAGGGCAATCGCCGGCGCCGGGCCCGACGATCCCGCCGCGGCAGCTCGGCGCTACCGTCGCCAGATCCGCTTCGGCATGGCGGTCGATGACCACCTCGCTGCGTCGTTGTCCCGAGTGCTCGCCCATCGCCGCGGTTCCAGCAAAGCCCTGTCGGTCGTCGAAGCATCCGCGTGGGGACGGCGGAACTTCGTCCGCTGGATGTTCGAGGACTACCCGCGCGCCGCGCTCGTTACGCCCCACCGTTGGGAAAGGCGAATGTTCAGTCGACCGGGCGCGTTCTCCCGCCCGAACGCCGAGCACTGA
- a CDS encoding multifunctional oxoglutarate decarboxylase/oxoglutarate dehydrogenase thiamine pyrophosphate-binding subunit/dihydrolipoyllysine-residue succinyltransferase subunit yields the protein MSNQSEGTSSSTFGANAWLVDDMYEQYRADPNSVSESWREFFEGYRPGGANLARPATPDVTDRDGEGPVPDIAAPAAAHPAAAVKQAPVPPGAAPSKETAAAPAATPSAAAQSGSGGSSLASVSAGEAEPQSGVREIRIPSEPKATEAEEATPLRGAAARIAANMTASLDVPTATSFRVVPARMLEVNRKILNNQLSRIGSAGKVSFTHIIGYAVVEALRSVPVMNSTFEAPASGDPKAIASVIHHPHIGMGIAVDLEKADGTRTLMVPVIKDADTLDFRGFWSAYEDLVRKVRGGKVGADDLAGATVSLTNPGTIGTFQSVPRLMPGQGVIVGVGSIDYPAEWQSADPRILAELGVSKVVTITSTYDHRIIQGAESGLFLQKVHRLLTGEDSFYERVFKAMGVPYEPVRHHRDRNDLVDSTAVHTEKQMEVDSLVNLYRVRGHLIAHLDPLDWKDPHMHPELDPATHGLSVWDLDREFLTNGLAGSEKMRLGDILGVLRDAYCRTVGVEYMHIQEPEQKRWIQEHVEGVSTQLPQEEQRWILERLNAAEALEQFLNTKYIGQKRFGLEGGESAIPLIDAILDEAAVEGQSEAVIGMAHRGRLNVLINIVGKSYGDLFEEFEGNIDPGTVQGSGDVKYHKGFKGKFTGRSGKPLDVLLASNPSHLEAVDPVVEGMARALQDQVIADDPGNPHPVLPLLIHGDAAFAGQGVVAETLNMSALPGYETGGTVHLVINNQLGFTTNPESARSSVYATDVAKMVQAPIFHVNGDDPEACVRVGRLAFEFRQRFNKDVVIDLVCYRRFGHNEQDDPSLTQPLLYQLIKEHRSVRKLYTESLVRRGDIDLSEAEQALDDFSKRLQSALDETRASAPPRPTEVPPPPAAAPVLPPIETGVDMGGLQKVVDALGSFPEGFTVHPKLVRVFENRAKLWEGGEVDWALGEALAYGTLLLEGHDVRLAGQDTRRGTFGHRNAAVVDYRTGAEYEPLGALGPGRFSIYDSLLSEYAGLGFEYGYSLIARDGLVAWEAQFGDFVNGGQIIIDQFLAAAEIKWGQTSGLILLLPHGYEGQGAEHSSARIERFLDLCAEDNMQVANVTTASQLFHLLRRQVLRAGRKPLILFTPKRYLRAREAYSPVAELESGHFREVLPDPGVNDPEAVRRIVLASGKVALDALVARDKSGRSDVAVVRIEQLHPWPADQIASAIAEYERAEEVVWLQEEPENMGPWTFVRDRLESMLGGDFNFSKVSRVASGSPATGSHAMHELEQADIVARALG from the coding sequence ATGAGTAATCAATCGGAGGGCACCTCGTCGTCCACTTTCGGGGCAAACGCATGGCTGGTGGACGACATGTACGAGCAGTACAGGGCGGACCCCAATTCGGTGAGCGAGAGCTGGAGGGAGTTCTTCGAGGGCTATAGACCCGGCGGCGCCAACCTCGCCCGCCCGGCGACACCTGACGTGACCGACCGGGACGGAGAGGGTCCTGTCCCGGACATCGCCGCCCCCGCAGCAGCTCATCCCGCTGCTGCGGTCAAGCAAGCGCCGGTCCCACCCGGCGCCGCCCCGTCCAAGGAAACGGCGGCGGCCCCTGCTGCGACACCCTCGGCAGCTGCGCAGAGTGGGTCGGGCGGCTCGTCGCTCGCAAGCGTCAGCGCCGGCGAGGCCGAGCCTCAATCGGGGGTGCGCGAGATCCGGATACCGTCCGAGCCGAAGGCCACCGAAGCCGAGGAAGCGACGCCTCTCAGAGGTGCTGCGGCGCGAATAGCGGCGAACATGACCGCGAGTCTCGACGTTCCGACTGCGACGAGTTTTCGGGTCGTTCCAGCGCGCATGCTCGAGGTCAACCGCAAGATCCTCAACAACCAACTGAGCCGGATCGGCAGCGCCGGCAAGGTGAGCTTCACGCACATCATCGGGTACGCGGTTGTGGAAGCCCTCCGGAGCGTGCCGGTGATGAACTCCACCTTCGAGGCGCCCGCTTCAGGTGACCCGAAGGCGATTGCATCGGTGATCCACCACCCGCACATCGGCATGGGGATCGCCGTCGATCTGGAGAAGGCCGACGGTACGCGCACGTTGATGGTGCCGGTCATCAAGGACGCCGACACGCTCGACTTCAGAGGTTTCTGGTCGGCCTACGAGGACCTCGTTCGCAAGGTCCGAGGTGGGAAGGTCGGCGCCGACGACCTCGCCGGGGCAACGGTGAGTCTCACCAACCCGGGGACGATCGGGACCTTCCAGTCGGTTCCCAGGCTCATGCCGGGACAAGGCGTGATCGTCGGTGTGGGAAGCATCGACTATCCGGCCGAGTGGCAGTCCGCGGACCCGCGCATCCTCGCCGAGCTCGGCGTCTCGAAGGTCGTCACCATCACCTCTACGTACGACCACAGGATCATCCAAGGGGCCGAGTCTGGACTGTTTCTCCAGAAGGTCCACCGGTTGCTCACCGGGGAGGACTCCTTCTACGAGCGGGTCTTCAAGGCGATGGGCGTTCCTTACGAACCGGTGCGCCACCACCGGGACCGCAACGACCTGGTCGACTCGACCGCAGTCCATACCGAGAAGCAGATGGAGGTCGACAGCCTCGTCAACCTCTACCGGGTCCGCGGTCACCTGATCGCCCATCTCGATCCGCTCGACTGGAAAGACCCGCACATGCATCCCGAGCTCGACCCGGCCACCCACGGGTTGAGTGTCTGGGACCTCGACAGGGAGTTTCTGACCAACGGCCTGGCCGGATCCGAGAAGATGCGTCTCGGCGACATTCTCGGTGTGTTGCGCGACGCGTACTGCCGCACCGTCGGCGTCGAGTACATGCACATCCAGGAGCCCGAACAGAAACGCTGGATTCAGGAACATGTCGAAGGAGTCTCCACTCAGCTTCCGCAGGAGGAGCAGCGCTGGATTCTCGAGCGGCTCAACGCCGCCGAGGCGCTCGAGCAGTTCCTGAACACCAAGTACATCGGGCAAAAGCGTTTCGGGCTCGAAGGGGGAGAGTCGGCGATACCGCTCATCGATGCGATCCTCGACGAGGCGGCGGTCGAGGGTCAGTCAGAGGCGGTAATCGGGATGGCGCACCGCGGACGGCTGAACGTGCTGATCAACATTGTCGGAAAAAGCTACGGGGACTTGTTCGAAGAGTTCGAGGGCAACATCGACCCCGGGACCGTGCAGGGATCTGGCGACGTCAAGTACCACAAGGGTTTCAAGGGCAAGTTCACCGGAAGGTCGGGCAAGCCGCTCGACGTTCTGTTGGCATCCAACCCGTCGCACCTCGAAGCGGTCGATCCCGTCGTCGAAGGCATGGCGCGAGCTCTCCAGGACCAGGTAATAGCCGACGACCCGGGCAACCCGCACCCGGTGCTCCCTCTGCTCATCCACGGCGACGCCGCGTTCGCCGGCCAGGGTGTTGTTGCCGAAACGCTGAACATGTCGGCACTTCCGGGATACGAGACCGGGGGCACCGTCCACTTGGTGATCAACAACCAGCTCGGCTTCACCACCAACCCCGAGTCGGCGCGCTCGTCGGTGTATGCCACCGATGTCGCGAAGATGGTGCAGGCGCCGATCTTCCACGTCAACGGCGATGACCCCGAAGCATGCGTCAGAGTCGGCCGCCTCGCGTTCGAGTTCAGGCAGCGGTTCAACAAGGACGTCGTGATCGACTTGGTCTGCTACCGCAGGTTCGGCCACAACGAGCAGGACGACCCGAGTCTCACCCAGCCGCTCCTCTACCAGCTGATCAAGGAACACCGCAGCGTCCGCAAGCTCTACACCGAGTCACTGGTCCGCCGCGGCGACATCGACCTATCGGAGGCCGAACAAGCCTTGGACGATTTCTCCAAGCGGCTTCAGTCGGCTCTCGACGAGACCCGCGCTTCGGCACCGCCGCGCCCCACTGAAGTTCCTCCGCCTCCCGCAGCGGCGCCGGTACTCCCCCCGATCGAGACGGGTGTCGACATGGGTGGCCTGCAGAAGGTCGTCGACGCACTCGGATCGTTCCCCGAAGGCTTCACCGTCCATCCGAAGCTGGTGCGCGTGTTCGAGAATCGAGCCAAGCTGTGGGAGGGAGGGGAAGTCGACTGGGCCCTCGGCGAAGCCCTTGCCTACGGAACGTTGCTTCTCGAGGGCCACGACGTGCGCCTGGCAGGGCAGGACACGAGGAGAGGAACCTTCGGGCATCGCAACGCCGCGGTGGTCGATTACCGGACAGGTGCGGAATACGAGCCGCTCGGGGCGCTGGGCCCGGGGCGTTTCTCGATATACGACTCTCTGCTTTCCGAGTACGCAGGTCTCGGTTTCGAGTACGGCTACTCGTTGATCGCGCGCGACGGCCTGGTCGCGTGGGAGGCGCAGTTCGGAGACTTCGTCAACGGTGGGCAGATCATCATCGACCAGTTCCTCGCCGCCGCCGAGATCAAATGGGGGCAGACCTCGGGCCTGATTCTTCTCCTGCCACACGGCTACGAAGGGCAGGGCGCGGAGCACTCGTCGGCGCGGATCGAACGTTTTCTAGACCTTTGCGCCGAGGACAACATGCAGGTCGCCAACGTCACGACCGCGTCCCAACTGTTCCACCTCCTTCGACGCCAGGTCCTTCGCGCCGGCCGGAAGCCTCTGATCCTCTTCACCCCGAAGCGATACCTGCGGGCGCGTGAGGCCTACAGCCCGGTAGCGGAGTTGGAGTCCGGTCATTTTCGGGAAGTGCTCCCGGATCCGGGTGTAAACGACCCTGAAGCCGTTCGCCGGATCGTCCTCGCTTCCGGCAAGGTCGCGCTGGACGCACTCGTCGCGCGCGACAAGAGCGGAAGGTCGGATGTCGCCGTCGTGCGGATCGAGCAGCTGCACCCGTGGCCGGCGGATCAGATCGCCTCGGCGATCGCGGAGTACGAGCGAGCCGAGGAAGTGGTCTGGCTGCAAGAGGAGCCCGAGAACATGGGGCCGTGGACCTTTGTCCGGGATCGGCTGGAGTCGATGCTCGGCGGTGATTTCAACTTCAGCAAGGTGAGCCGGGTGGCGTCGGGATCGCCCGCGACCGGCAGCCACGCGATGCACGAGCTGGAACAGGCCGACATCGTCGCCCGCGCGCTCGGCTAA
- the ettA gene encoding energy-dependent translational throttle protein EttA, giving the protein MPAQFIFTMRDLRRFYPPDREVLRGINLSFYPGAKIGVIGGNGSGKSSLLKIMAGEDDGFTGEARLTPGFTVGYLPQEPRLDPAKDVAGNVTDGVAETKQLLVRFDEVCAAMADPEADFDKLLAEQAQLQDRIDAVGAWELDRKIEIAMDALRLPPADADVSTLSGGETRRVALCRLLLSSPDLLLLDEPTNHLDAESVAWLERTLQEYPGTVVAVTHDRYFLDNVAGWILELDRGFGIPWEGNYSSWLEQKQARLAGEEKADRARQRTLERELEWIHMSPRARQSKGKARITAYNQLVAEAEAAEKSPEKLEITIPPGPRLGDMVIDADGVSKGYGDRLLFENLSFLLPPGGIVGVIGPNGAGKTTLFRMIVGSEKPDAGEVHVGPSVTLAYVDQSRETLDPANTVFEEVTGAQDRLVVGGREIHGRAYLSSFGFKGSDQQKNVGDLSGGERNRVHLAKVLKSGGNVLLLDEPTNDLDVDTLRALEEGLLEFPGCAVVISHDRWFLDRVATHVLAFEGDSQVTWWEGNFSDYEADRRKRLGIEADQPHRIRYKPLVRD; this is encoded by the coding sequence ATGCCCGCACAGTTCATATTCACCATGCGCGACTTGAGGCGCTTCTACCCACCCGACCGCGAGGTCCTGCGCGGCATCAATCTGTCTTTCTACCCCGGAGCGAAGATCGGAGTGATCGGCGGGAACGGGTCCGGGAAATCGTCGCTCCTGAAGATCATGGCCGGCGAGGACGACGGGTTCACCGGGGAAGCTCGACTGACTCCTGGATTCACCGTCGGCTATCTGCCCCAGGAGCCGCGCCTCGATCCCGCCAAGGACGTGGCCGGAAACGTCACCGACGGGGTCGCTGAAACGAAGCAACTGCTGGTTCGGTTCGATGAGGTCTGCGCCGCGATGGCCGATCCCGAAGCCGACTTCGACAAGTTGCTCGCTGAACAGGCGCAGCTTCAGGATCGGATCGACGCCGTCGGCGCATGGGAGCTCGACAGGAAAATCGAGATAGCCATGGATGCGCTTCGACTGCCACCGGCAGACGCGGACGTATCGACGCTGTCCGGAGGAGAGACGCGCCGGGTCGCGCTTTGTCGCTTGCTGTTGTCGAGTCCTGACCTGTTGCTGCTCGACGAACCGACCAACCATCTCGATGCCGAATCGGTCGCGTGGTTGGAGAGAACTTTGCAGGAATACCCGGGGACTGTTGTCGCGGTGACCCATGACCGTTACTTCCTAGACAACGTCGCAGGCTGGATCCTCGAATTGGACCGCGGTTTCGGGATCCCATGGGAGGGCAACTACTCGTCCTGGCTCGAACAGAAGCAGGCGCGCCTCGCCGGCGAGGAGAAAGCCGACCGCGCCCGTCAGCGGACACTCGAGCGCGAGCTCGAGTGGATCCATATGTCGCCGCGGGCCCGGCAGAGCAAGGGGAAGGCCCGCATAACCGCTTACAACCAGTTGGTTGCCGAGGCCGAGGCGGCTGAAAAGAGCCCCGAGAAGCTCGAAATCACCATCCCGCCGGGCCCGCGGCTCGGGGACATGGTGATCGACGCGGACGGCGTGTCGAAGGGATACGGCGACCGTCTGTTGTTCGAGAACCTTTCGTTTCTCCTGCCTCCCGGCGGCATCGTCGGGGTGATCGGCCCTAACGGCGCCGGCAAGACGACGCTGTTCCGGATGATCGTCGGATCCGAGAAGCCCGACGCCGGGGAGGTACACGTCGGGCCGAGCGTGACGCTCGCCTACGTCGACCAGTCGCGAGAGACCCTCGATCCTGCCAACACTGTGTTCGAGGAGGTGACCGGGGCTCAGGACCGGCTAGTCGTCGGCGGCAGGGAAATCCACGGGCGGGCGTACCTGTCCAGCTTCGGGTTCAAGGGCAGCGATCAACAGAAGAATGTCGGCGACCTGTCGGGCGGAGAACGGAACCGGGTGCATCTCGCGAAGGTCCTCAAGTCGGGCGGGAACGTCCTCCTTCTCGACGAGCCCACCAACGATCTCGACGTCGACACCCTCCGAGCGCTCGAAGAAGGTTTGCTCGAGTTCCCTGGATGCGCCGTCGTCATCAGCCACGACCGATGGTTCCTCGACCGGGTGGCCACGCACGTGCTGGCGTTCGAGGGAGATTCTCAGGTGACCTGGTGGGAAGGGAACTTCTCCGACTACGAGGCCGACCGGCGAAAGAGGCTCGGCATCGAGGCTGACCAGCCGCACCGCATCCGTTACAAGCCGCTCGTCCGGGACTGA